The following nucleotide sequence is from Vibrio sp. SCSIO 43136.
CTCGGCACGCTGCCTGATCTAGACGTGGTATTAGACTACGGTGATGCTGTGAGCAATACCATCAAACACCGTGGATTTAGCCACTCGTTACTATTACTCCCACCTTTTGCACTACTCATTTCATGGTTGTATTGCCTGTTTCGTCCAGACAATTTTTGGACTTTTTCTAGAGTATCGTTTCTGACGGTTAGTGTGCTGGTAACACATACGCTACTCGATGCAATGACTACCTATGGCACTCAGTTACTGTGGCCTCTCGATGGCTATTTTGAGCTGAGGAATATTTTTATCATCGACCCTATCTACACGGTACCGCTGCTGATCGCTATCGGTGTAGCCGTGTTCTCTAAACGCCTTGGAGGCCGCTGGTGTCAAGCTGTCGTGCTCATCTCGACTCTTTATCTTGGCTGGGGTTACGCCGCTCAGCAAAGCATTTACCAGAGAGTTGAGCAAAACCTTCTGGCGCAACAACTACCAAGCCAAAATGTTATCGTCATGCCAACACCGTTCAATACTGTGCTTTGGAGAGTCGTCGTAAAAGATGACAACCAGTACTGGGAAGGTTTAGCCTCGATACTAGACAGTGACGAACGCATCGATTTTATTGCTCGCCCACTAGGAAAATGGCCATTAAATGAAGAACCTCAAACACTTCAAGGGCTCAAAGCCTTCTCACATAATTTCCTGAGCTATCGTGAAGAAAATGGGGCGCTGATTGTGTCTGACTTGCGCTTGGGCATGGCCGATAATCTTGCTTTTCAATTCACTATGGCAGAAAAAGCAACTAACGGAGAATGGACACCACTCGCAGCACCTACTCGTTTTCAAGGGGAGAGAGGGTTAGAGCATATCGGTGCACTGTGGGAGCGCTTAAAAGGCGACCAAAGTATTAACGCCAACTTGCAACGGCTGGAGCTGAGTAAAGCGAATTGAATTACTTATCTAACCCAAGGGAGGTTTCCACCTCCCTTGGGTGCTCGTGTATGTGACCTAGCTACTTGGTATTTACGCACACATATTTCACTTCCAAGTAGTCCTCAATGCCGTATTTTGAACCCTCTCGACCAAGCCCCGATTGCTTCACCCCACCAAAAGGAGCAACTTCATTCGAGATGATCCCAGTATTCACTCCCACCATACCGTACTCTAGCCTCTCAGACACTCGGTAGACTCGGTTTATATCATTGGTGTAAAAGTAAGAGGCTAAGCCATAAATAGTCTCATTGGCCCGTTGGATAACCTCTTCCTCGCTTGAGAACTTCAGTATGGTGGCCACTGGACCAAAGATCTCAGTGTGGACGATATCCATCGAATCCATTACTTGAGTTAACACCCTTGGTAAAAGGAATTGACCTTCTGGAGGCGAAGCCATATCGATAGATTCAAGCTGTGCCCCTTTGAGCAATGCATCGTCGACGAGAGTTTGGATTTGGTCAATCGCTTCTTGGGTGATCATTGGGCCAATCTTAACTTCTGGGTCAAGCCCATTACCTACCTTAAGCGTGCCCACCGCTTCAACAAACTTGTGACAAAAACGGTCATAAACGCTCTCGTGTACATAAATACGGTTCACACAAACACACGTCTGCCCACCATTGCGAAATTTGGCCGCAACTGCGCCAGCGACTGCATCATCCAAATTGGCATCACCAAAAACAATAAATGGCGCATTACCTCCCAACTCCATCGAACTCTTCTTAATTGTTGACGCACATTGACTCAGTAGAATGCGTCCCACTTGAGTTGAACCTGTAAACGAAAACTTGGCTATTTTGGGGTGCTGCGTGAGGATGTTACCAAGGGTTACCGCTTCACCAGTCACTACATTGAATACACCTGCAGGGATACCTGCTCGAACCGACAGTTCTGCAAGTGCCATAGCAGTATAAGGGGTATCAATAGAAGGCTTGATGACGATGCTACAACCCGCAGCTAAAGCAGGAGCCGCTTTACGTGTGATCATCGCGGCCGGAAAATTCCAAGGGGTGATTGCGCCACAAACACCGATCGGCTGCTTGATGGTCATAATGCGATTGGACGCTAAGGTTGGCGCAATAACATCCCCGTAAACTCGTTTTGCCTCCTCAGCAAACCACTCTATAAATGAGGCCGCATACAGGATCTCACCTTTCGCCTCCGCCAGCGGTTTGCCTTGCTCAAGGGTCATTATCGTCGCCAGATCATCTACATGCGATTCGATCAAGTAAAACCACTTCATAAGCAGCTTACTGCGCTGTTTTGCCGTAATACTTCGCCACTCCCGCATCGCTATATCGGCAGAGTCAATGGCTTGCTCTACTTGAGAGTAGGAGAGTAAAGGGATAGTGCCAAGAACCTTGCCATCGGCTGGATTGATAACTGGTGTCGTCTGTTTTCCGCTCACCCAGCACCCATCCACTAAACAGCTCTGTTTAAATAAGGTGCGGTCTTTTAATATCTCGTTCATCGCCCTTTCTTCCCTATTTTATTGGCTGAACTTAATAATGACCTAAAGCCTAAGCAAAACGGCAAAAAAAAGCAGCAACCTGTGGGTTACTGCTCATAATGGGATGTGACTACCAGAACTTTGCATCATCCAGTGCTGGCGCACACTGTGTTTTACCCGACAAAGTTAACGCCGTGCCTGCATCCAGTGATTGACCAATCCAACCATGTGGATGGCTGAGTTTGTGTGGCGCTTGAATCTGAGCTTCATCTAATGCCTCAAAACCTACTTTCCCATAAAATTGTGGGTCGCCGTAGGTAACAACAAGCTTAGTGCCCACCGCTTTCATGATTTCTAGTGCAAAAGAGATGAGCTCTTGCCCGACCCCTTGCCCTTGGCATTTAGTGGCAACAGCCATCGGTGAAAGAAGCGCAGCGTTGGTTCCACATTCACTCTTTAAAGTGGTGAAAATCACCGCACCGCATATTTCATCACCCTGCTTTGCCGTGAAACAGTTAAGGTCTTCGATGTCTGTTGTGACGAGCAAATCGTGGGCGAGCTTGCCGATCATCGCCCCTTCATCTGTGCCTTCTGAATCCGTAAAGGTTTGTGTGAACAAATCCTGAATCAGTTTAGGCTCAATGATGTTGTTTAATGAATAGTCCATCTTACTAACCAAAAATTTATTTAAATACAACGTCTGCCCAACGGGCCAAGCCTGACGTTACCGAACCAAAGTAATTGCCACCGACTATTTCAATATTAGGCAAAACCTCTTTGACTGCCGAACGCAAAATTGGGGATCTTGCAGAGCCCCCGGTCATAAATACCACGTCCGGCTTAGTCTGAGCCTGATTAACCGCCTCTAATACCAAGGCTTTTATTTTTTCTGTTGGCGCTTCAATCGACTCCTTCATACGCTCGGCATCCGTGTCGATCGCTAATTGTTCACTGATGAGCTTCACCAAAGCGGTGTGAGTCTGTTGCTCACCGAGTGCAATCTTAGTGTTCTCAGCCTGTTTGACCAATGCGTAACCTAAACCGTCTTGCTGAACTTCGATAAGTCTCGCAATCTTCTCTGGATCTTGAGCTTCTTTTTTCAGATCTCGCAATGCTTTAAGGTTTTCATGGGCATAGAATTTTCGCTGCGCTTGTACGTCGTTGATGGCAATCGAATTCCAAAACTGGGGCAATGGCATATCAAGATTCGCCAATGTTTTCGACCCCATGCCAAAATGCGCCATAAATTGTTTATACGCTATGTATATGTCGAGATCGTTACCGCCAACTCGCTGACCACTTGAAGAGAGGAGCGAATCTCCACGCTCTGCCCTACCAAACCAAGTCGGGCCCATTTTGACGATTGAACAGTCCGTCGTACCACCACCGATATCCACCACTAGCACGGTTTGGTCTTTGGTGAGCGAGGCTTCAAATTCTAACCCAGCGGCGACTGGCTCCATTTGAAACTCAACATCTTTAAAGCCTGCACGCTTTGCACCTCGGTAAATAATACCTTCCGCTTGTCGGTTAGACTCTTCACCACCTCGCCCTAAGAAGTTGATTGGGCGACCAATGACTGTTTGTGTGACTTCACGACCCAATGACGCTTCACTACGATGTTTGATATTGGCAATCATGGCGCAGACCAAATCTTCGAAAAATGATAGCTGCATGTCTCTTAGGCCCATTACTCCCAAGAAAGACTTAGGAGACTTTACGTAGTAGAGGTCTTTAGGATCATCAAGATAGATATCTAGGGCCTGCTGGCCGAACGCAATATCGTCGGCGCGAATATCCAGCCCTTCTTCTCGATTTAGCTTAATTGCACGGCGCAACATATTCTCACCCACTTCATCAGATGGTGAGATCTCTAAACAGCGAAACAGATACTCAGACACTGCTTCTGACGTTGGTGCACACAAGGTCGACGGAACGTAACACTCTTCACCCACCAGCGGAATCATCTTCGCTTGGTTATCTACAATATGTGCAACAGAACAGTTTGATGTTCCATAATCCATACCTAATGCCATGGTGCTACCTCTTCGACCGAAAAAATTGGGTCGGCGATCATACAGGTATTACCTATGGATGAGTCAACTTATATTTCTGATTTATTGTTATATTTGACCTTATGTCGCTTCTTGGAAAAACAGTCATTAAAGGAAAGCTCCGTGGAACTAAAATACCGCTCTGCACAAATTGGAGATCTGGAAAATCTCGTGTCACTTCTCGCCAATGACGCATTGGGCAGCAAACGGGAGGACACTTCAATACCTTTAAACAGCGCTTACCTTTCAGCATTCCAAGCTATCACTCGCGACCCAAATAATGAGTTACTTGTTGTCGAGCTGGATACCTCGCTTGTCGGCATGCTCCAAATAACTTTCATTCCTTACCTGACACATATTGGAAGCTGGCGCTGCCTCATTGAAGGCGTGAGAATTCATGAAGAGTTCCGAGGACTTGGATTTGGCGAGCAGATGTTCCAGCACTCAATAAAGTTAGCCAAAGACAAAGGCTGTCACTTGGTTCAGCTAACCAGCGATAAAAAGCGCCCAGATGCCATTAGGTTTTATGAAAAGCTGGGCTTTAAAGCAACACACGAAGGGTTCAAACTAGCACTGTAATTCTCCTCCGAGCAGAACTGAACTTGTAATGTTCACCAGCGTGCCTAGTCATTTTGATTCCATGTTACTTCTTAGCTATTGGATACCGAATAACATCAAAAAATGTTTTTGTGACGGACGTAATCTCGATATTGATTAAGAAATTTTTATCTAAACTGCTTAGATTCACCTTACATTGATTTCTTACTGTGGGTATCTACATATCGCATAGTGACTTTTCACTCCAAAAGTAAGTGAGAAACATTATCTTTAGAGTATCAGTGTTAACATAATCACCTCGTTATTATTCTAATTAGGTCATAATCAATGAAGGTTCTAGACCGTAGTCGCATTCTCGTATCGCTAATCGCTGCTACTTTGAGTTTCCAATCTTTTGCTGCACCTTATGTGGTTGAAAAAGACATAACTTTTAAAACTATTGGGGATAAGTCGATACAACTCGACTTGTATCGACCATCAACTGCGAGTGAGCAGCCCTATCCACTTTTGATTTGGGTCCATGGTGGTGCTTGGAAGCGAGGAACAAAAAATGACATACCGACTAAGAACCCACTATTGCTCAACTCTATGCTTAAACAAGGATATGCGTTAGCTGCTGTTGACTATCGATTGAGTGGTGAAGTGAATTTCCCTAAGCCAGTACAAGATATCAATGATGCGATCAATTACCTGGCGATTAATGCTGAGCACTACAATATTAATGCGGATAAGGTCGTAATGATGGGGAGAAGCGCTGGTGGACATTTGGCAAGCCTGATTGGTGCTACCAACAGCCATAATGTCTCATTTTATGATGTGCCTAAGTATCAAGTTGTTGGAGTCGTAAGTTTCTTTGGTCCATCGGATCTATTGGCATTGGGTAATAAGGGAGCCAAAAAGGCCAGTAAAAAGTCTTCTGTTTCTCGCTTTTTAGGGGATATCCCAGCCAATATACCTGAGATTGCTAAGCAAGCCTCACCAAGCCATTATGTCAATAGCAAGACACCGCCTTACGTCATGCTTCATGGTGACCTTGATAAACCAGTACCACTTTCTCAGAGTA
It contains:
- a CDS encoding metal-dependent hydrolase, coding for MDSITQAALGATVAGAIAGKQCNGKVLLVGAALGTLPDLDVVLDYGDAVSNTIKHRGFSHSLLLLPPFALLISWLYCLFRPDNFWTFSRVSFLTVSVLVTHTLLDAMTTYGTQLLWPLDGYFELRNIFIIDPIYTVPLLIAIGVAVFSKRLGGRWCQAVVLISTLYLGWGYAAQQSIYQRVEQNLLAQQLPSQNVIVMPTPFNTVLWRVVVKDDNQYWEGLASILDSDERIDFIARPLGKWPLNEEPQTLQGLKAFSHNFLSYREENGALIVSDLRLGMADNLAFQFTMAEKATNGEWTPLAAPTRFQGERGLEHIGALWERLKGDQSINANLQRLELSKAN
- a CDS encoding NAD-dependent succinate-semialdehyde dehydrogenase: MNEILKDRTLFKQSCLVDGCWVSGKQTTPVINPADGKVLGTIPLLSYSQVEQAIDSADIAMREWRSITAKQRSKLLMKWFYLIESHVDDLATIMTLEQGKPLAEAKGEILYAASFIEWFAEEAKRVYGDVIAPTLASNRIMTIKQPIGVCGAITPWNFPAAMITRKAAPALAAGCSIVIKPSIDTPYTAMALAELSVRAGIPAGVFNVVTGEAVTLGNILTQHPKIAKFSFTGSTQVGRILLSQCASTIKKSSMELGGNAPFIVFGDANLDDAVAGAVAAKFRNGGQTCVCVNRIYVHESVYDRFCHKFVEAVGTLKVGNGLDPEVKIGPMITQEAIDQIQTLVDDALLKGAQLESIDMASPPEGQFLLPRVLTQVMDSMDIVHTEIFGPVATILKFSSEEEVIQRANETIYGLASYFYTNDINRVYRVSERLEYGMVGVNTGIISNEVAPFGGVKQSGLGREGSKYGIEDYLEVKYVCVNTK
- a CDS encoding N-acetyltransferase, which produces MDYSLNNIIEPKLIQDLFTQTFTDSEGTDEGAMIGKLAHDLLVTTDIEDLNCFTAKQGDEICGAVIFTTLKSECGTNAALLSPMAVATKCQGQGVGQELISFALEIMKAVGTKLVVTYGDPQFYGKVGFEALDEAQIQAPHKLSHPHGWIGQSLDAGTALTLSGKTQCAPALDDAKFW
- the yegD gene encoding molecular chaperone → MALGMDYGTSNCSVAHIVDNQAKMIPLVGEECYVPSTLCAPTSEAVSEYLFRCLEISPSDEVGENMLRRAIKLNREEGLDIRADDIAFGQQALDIYLDDPKDLYYVKSPKSFLGVMGLRDMQLSFFEDLVCAMIANIKHRSEASLGREVTQTVIGRPINFLGRGGEESNRQAEGIIYRGAKRAGFKDVEFQMEPVAAGLEFEASLTKDQTVLVVDIGGGTTDCSIVKMGPTWFGRAERGDSLLSSSGQRVGGNDLDIYIAYKQFMAHFGMGSKTLANLDMPLPQFWNSIAINDVQAQRKFYAHENLKALRDLKKEAQDPEKIARLIEVQQDGLGYALVKQAENTKIALGEQQTHTALVKLISEQLAIDTDAERMKESIEAPTEKIKALVLEAVNQAQTKPDVVFMTGGSARSPILRSAVKEVLPNIEIVGGNYFGSVTSGLARWADVVFK
- a CDS encoding GNAT family N-acetyltransferase; this translates as MELKYRSAQIGDLENLVSLLANDALGSKREDTSIPLNSAYLSAFQAITRDPNNELLVVELDTSLVGMLQITFIPYLTHIGSWRCLIEGVRIHEEFRGLGFGEQMFQHSIKLAKDKGCHLVQLTSDKKRPDAIRFYEKLGFKATHEGFKLAL
- a CDS encoding alpha/beta hydrolase, producing the protein MKVLDRSRILVSLIAATLSFQSFAAPYVVEKDITFKTIGDKSIQLDLYRPSTASEQPYPLLIWVHGGAWKRGTKNDIPTKNPLLLNSMLKQGYALAAVDYRLSGEVNFPKPVQDINDAINYLAINAEHYNINADKVVMMGRSAGGHLASLIGATNSHNVSFYDVPKYQVVGVVSFFGPSDLLALGNKGAKKASKKSSVSRFLGDIPANIPEIAKQASPSHYVNSKTPPYVMLHGDLDKPVPLSQSKLLKKLLDSAEVENQLFIEQGVGHSAPIFDTDKYVPEVVKFVQKQLPNRH